The genome window GAAGGTGGTCATCAACCtcttcctcctgtgctgcccagaatTTAACTGGAACCAAGCACAGAGCAGGCTATTACCCtcaaaaggaaatgaagtttACCAAATTTTACCCACACAGGTTTTATCTGGAGACTTCAATTAAAGAGAAACCAAGTCAAGCTGACTCACAGAGATCCTCAGCAGTGTCCCTGGGAGACACAAAAGGCATTCTGCTGTATCCTGCTATGAGTGATAAACCCAGTTAAGAGTGCTACTCATTATTATGGTGTGCACTTGTAGTGCAGCATAAAGAGATGTGAAACCAATACTAACTGAAAGGCAACTGCCACATCAACCATATATCTGCTCTCCATCTTTAGCCTCTGTTCACTCATATTGAGGAcagctcagaaataaaaaattctgaggaagctgctgaaaaGATTTTCATTCAGGTCCATACACAATAGAGAAAAACATCTTTTGTTTCTCCAagctaaaacaaaaaagacattgCATCCCTTGTAACCAGAGAGACTTTTCCTGGGAAGGGCTAGGTACAgtgtgctgctttcccagctgggaGGCCCACAATGATTTTACAGGAAGAAATCAAGAGTAAAGGAGGcatgtgcagggacactgtGGATAAAGAGGGGCAAACACCCTGTTCTTTTTATTCCACCTTCCTCTGAGTGCCTTCCAAATTTGAAAACTCATTTCTCTCAATATCTGGGGAGACCAGAGGTACTTCAACACCACTGGCATCTCCCCCTGCTCTATGGCCAGGCTGCCAGGTCAGCTTGGGGAGGCAGGGTTTTGCACAGTATCACTGGCAAGTTCAAGATTTGTGGACTAAAGCACTCAGTTGAGAAATGTCTAGTCTGAAGGATCAAaatgctgctctccccagcacaCTCTGCTTTTGCTGCCATGGAGGAAAGCCTGATGGTGGTGATTTTTATGAAAAGAGGCTCTCTTGGTTCTCAAGAGTTTCACTGGAGTCCCCTCTGCAGGCCAGTGGGGAACAGTAGTGGCCTGGGGGTACTGCACCATCCTCCCAGGATGGGACCCCTGAGTCTCACAGGAGTTCTGGGATGCAGAACGGCTCTGCGTGGCACAGCAGTATGACACACACCATAGCCATGGCTGCACTGACTCCTGCTGGACATTTTTTCTCTTATAATTTCTCCAAAACTCTCATCTTTTCGTCAGCTGGGTAGAGGCACTTCTGGAACTGCACCCCTGCCACATCGGCGTCCTGTTCCTCCCatgctgtcctgcagcacagcccacccAGCAGCTTTTAGTGCAGATGTGAGCAccagctgctcacacacagacacacccaaaaatcacagaaatcattCCTGTGCCTCACTTTTGAGACAAAACCCAGCAGATAGAGCCTCATCCCTTCATGTCATTGTTCTGAAGACATTCAAGAAGACAACTGAGCTCCAACTGAGCTCTGGTGGGAGCAACGGGTGGGAGCTGCATTTATTCTACATTAAAAAGGTGGGGATGCAGAAGTTACCCAGAGTGAGGAAGAGAGAAATCATGTCTAGGGATGAAAATGTTTCATCCTGAGGGCTGCTGAAGGGAAGAGTGACAGAAAGCTGAATGTTTGCACAGTTTCTACAAGCAGAAGGAGTGTGGCTCAAACAGATATCAAAAATTAAGAGAAACATTTGTTCCCACATTAGAAATGTCACAGAAGGGATAGTGGCATTGAAACAGTTTAGTGCTTAGGCTCACTCATGTCTTGGTGACCCCATTGTGATCCTGAGCTCCAGCTATCACACAGATATGGTgctgtcctgccctggagaggtggcaggggctcagccaggTCTCCTGCAGGTGTCCTCCTCCCCTGGGATAGGTGGTGTGCCTGTGAGTTGCTCAGAACCACCTGTTCCAGGGTGTACCCGAGTTACACTGATCACTCACAGTGCGTTGTGAGGCTGCCCTGCTTGTGAGGTCAGCTCCAACAGTAACAGCAAGGCCCAAGAAAGATGAGAAGAAGCCTTTGGCTGGGCAACcacatcccttccctcccaggcTCATCCAGGGAGGAGGAATGGCTGCAGAGCCACACTCCAACAGCAAGCTGCTGTTCAAGATGCTGAATAAAGAAatgcctttcctccctccttccctcccccccctcccctctctctcccttgtGCTGCTTATGAGGGCTGAAGCTGTTGGGTACACTTGCACCAGCACCaccctctctctgcagggctgcagctgagcacacTTCAGGGAgggtggtgctggggacaccGAGATGTGCAGAGATGGTGGTGCAAGATGTGCATGGGTACAGAGACAGATGCAGACATAGGGAGAGAGGAGATTGGAAATGCTGTCTGCCTTGCAGTGAGCATGGACAAAGACCCAAGAAAATCACGCAGCATTGCTCTTTGCTCTCAGCCCAGTTGAACACCTGAGCATTAGGGAACAAGACCTGTTTCCTCTACCCCTTGTTGTATAGGAAAGGCAGCTGGTTTGCAAACATTTCTTGCTACACTGATCTCTTTACCTTGCTGCAGGCTGCAGTCAAGGTTGGTGCTGACTCAAACACCAAGGGCAATCAATACTTTTGCAATGTCCTGGCAGTCTTTGTTAGGCCAGAgctctgtccttccttccttccttctgtccATCCTCACATTCTGCACGCACATTCACACCTTCTCTGAACTCAGGCATGTGGAGGATCACAGAGACTGCACATCCTCCAAGGGTGCCAGGTGAAGAAAGGGATGAATGTCTTGGCAATGCAGACCTGCATGCACATTCATTAATGTTAGTGGGAAATCTGCCTGGATATCGGAGCATGGGGAGGAAAAGCTGTTTGCTGGGGTgacacagctggcactgctgtttGCTTGGTGGTACCTTTCTCTTGCATAGAGTTCATTCAATGTGGTAAGTCTGACCCAGCTGCTGACGCCAGCATTACACTGGCTGCACTGGCTGctggaaagcacagcagagctgcagggacacccagaggCCCGGAGAGCTATGTAGGGGTCAGAATGAGGCCCCAGCAGACACACACGTCAGCAGAGGCTGTAGGAACCTAAATCAGTGCTATTCTGAGGTGGGGATTCTGTGACCTGTTTCCGTACATTTTGGCATTTCAGCCAAGTCAGCAGAAACACAGATTTACCTAGAGCAGAAGCACACTGCTCACAAGTCGTGCGTCAAAACTGACGCACTACAGTGGCAGCTTTGCTTTGCCCAGTATTACTTGCTGCCTTTTAAGGGACATTAAGGTATGTTAACCAAATATAAATATCAGCCCACACATTACAGTTAAACCTGATATATTCAGACTGAAGTTATAATTACCTTTCAACTTCCCAAACTATTTTTATATCTGGACAGAATTGCTAaagtcatgggtttttttcttcttctgtcatGAGGCACCTTTCTGGACCCTCTTTTGGCACAGTCAGCAATTTCCATGCTGCTTCATAATTGGTACACATATAGTTGTATATataaaaagtgttttcaagaggctgaaaataaaacagaattctCCTGGATATGATACAATTAACTTGGGGAGTCAGGCTTGGGCAGTTTCATGTATGCTAATGTAGAGAcccatccctgcacaggagcaTTCTTCAGCTAAGAGAAGAGTGGGACACAAACACCCTTCATtaacctttctttttcccctccttacAGTTTTGCCTGGTTCTGACCTCCAGCTGTAGCTGGATGTTACCACAGCAGAAAGAGGCAGAgttgtgctgctggctggcaggGCTCCTCCAGACAGCACCAAGTCAgtctcatcctcatccccagaCTGCGTCCACTGGCCTGAAGAAGTGACCTGAAGGCCAGAGATTCTGCCAAGGATTTAATAAGTTTGTCTCCATATTGCCTTGGGAAGGAGGCTTCAGCATAATGCCAGAAAAAGCTGGATATGGACTAGTTTCTTACTCCAGGACATTTTACAGTTTTGGGACAACAGACTATGATTATCTGTGCTAAAGTGGCagtcctgcagctcagagctgagatGAGGAACAATGTGCTAGGTCCCACTTGACACTATTTTCTGAGGGATCTAGAAACATCATAAGCTGGCATGTCCTCCCTCACACATCCCACTTTTTGCTGCTGTAGTTGAACAGCATGGTCCTTAAACATGCCCAAACAACTGCTGCACATGTTTGCAGTGTGGGAAGTGATGAGCACCCCTGATGCCACTGCAGTGCTCCAGCCTGTCAAGGCCTTTCCATCCAGATGTTCAGAGAGCATCATGAGTGGCATCAGACAAAGTCTCCATCTTTCTAAGAGACCCTCTGTAGAAGGGACCATCTGGTGCAAGTAACACCAGtaaatcaaaagaaaacaagtatGTACTTTAGGTTTAAGCTTGAATGTGGGTAACAGTTACTCTGgtctctgttttaaaatgatGTGCTGAGGCCAAAACATGATTACATCTGACTGTTTCATGTGCCAACATCATTCTAAATCCTCTTTAACCTGCATTAtctcagcagaaagaaaaagcaagatcAGGATATGAAGCTAAGCAGCAGATATGAGCAGGAGCCATACAACAGTTGTGGTGGAACAGCTGtggtggagcagctgtgctgggtaCTTTTTATGCAAGTAGGTGAACAGGCACCAGGACTGTGCAGGATGGTCTAGCTTCAGCTTCTTGTGATCCCTGCTCTTGGGAAAACCCTAAAATTTGGCATTTTTCTCAAGCTGTCAGCTTGCACGCAGATACAGGAAGATGTCTTCTGCTCTCAATGCTCTCacaggcactgggagggcagCAGACTGCGCCAGGCTCTTCCCTTCAGAAAGCAGAGGAGCTCTGTGACCCACAAGAGTGCTTCTGGCCACCCAGAGCAacacagggcagctcctgccagcaaaGCACTCTCCGGATGTGGGTATCACCTTCTCCCTTTGCACAGGAAGGCAGCAGTACCAGAATAAAGCAGTTGGGCAGAGAGGAGAAGTTGAGGTCAGGTCCAACTCAGAGCTCCTGGTATTGCTGATAAAACCAAAGCCAGCTGCCTCTGGCAGAAAAACCCTTTAAGCTGCAGAAAGCATCTCCTGCTTCCTTGCTAGAAGGTGTTGTGGCAACAACAGGGCAGGATATCCTCCAGTGAGAGCTCAAAAAGTGAAAGACTTTTCAAAGAAGGCTCTGCATGTTTAGGCTACCCTCATGCCACTGGGTTACAGCCCTTGTGGGGAAGccctggatcacagcctccCTCCAACAGCTACATAACAGCAATCAATGAAACCTCTGAGCAGAGGAAGATATCCCACAGCAGACTTGCTCATAACCAGAGAAAGGCCATCATCATCTTGCCAGCTTGGGCAAATGGGTTCCAGCACATGTCCCAAAGCACTCACACAAGGGGTGCAGGGTGAGactgctgaggctgcagaaaTCATTCCCATCTCTTGTGCTTCAGCTGAGTGAATCGTGCTCTAGAGGGCTCATACTGTGAACCTGCAGGGGAGAGAGTTGGTGCCACCCTCTTGTCCACCACCCTTTGGCTTTGCCCTGAGTTTTTGTGAAACCCTTTTTAGAGAACCTGAGGGTTTGCATATCCAAAAAAAGCCTGGCAGGCAATAAGGCACCTGAAAGGTAGAGACTGtactgctgtgccaggcagtgatcctgcagctgggaccaggcagcagctgaactgAAGGGGGGGCAGAGAAGAGGCAGCTGGAAGGACTATCAGTTGTGTAGACTGTCCAGGACAGAATGAAATGCAGATGCTGACACAAATAACGATGAGACAGGTTCCTCAGATGTAAAGATAGTGCAATTATATTGCACACAGTATCTTTATTATGAAACTTAAAGTATGGTGCTATCTTGTAGGACAAAtagaagagaacaaaaagctTTAGAAAGCCATTGCATTTATCAAACAGTATTTGCACatataaaagtatatatatGGGTATATGGGTGTGtatttgtgtatatatacacacatggGCAAGTATAGATATGATGCATATGTACATAGCTCTCTATATACAGATACATATAGATATATCTGTACGAATGGGTAGCCATTCACATATATAAAATCAGTCATTCCAAGGTGGAACAGTAACTGGAATGTCaatcccagctgcctgctcaaGAGCAGTGACCACACTGGCACACCAGTTACCAGTCCAAAAAGTTCAGAAATGCTCAGAAAGTCCCCTGACAGGGACATGTGACAGCTCACACCCACTATTTTTTCCACTCTTCAGCCTTTTTCCTGGTAACAATTTCTCCATCCATTCCTACAGCACTCATTCATTCCCGTAGGGGCTGTTGCTTGACATTCACAGCATCATTTCTGAACTACAGCTTCAAACCCTTCCAGCCAAGAAGCTGCAGGCCCTGGTAGCAGATGGGGAGTCAGGATGATACCTAGATATTAATTGATATTGATTTTACCAAAACATGGCCAGCATTTATTTCTTGGTTGCTTATCCAATTACTCACTCACTAAGCTCTTCTGGGGCTGGAAGCACTGTTCAGATCTGTCAACTGGGAACCAGACCCTGGCATGACACCTTAAGCTTGGGCCCCATTTCCCTCCAAAGAGCAGGTTCCCACTCCTGGAGCAAGTTCCATCCCTGCTCACAAAGCCAGCACACTCTGCTGAGACGAGGGAAGGAATGGCCAAGTGTCCAGGGTTTGGAAACATAAACAGTTCTTTTCAGTACTCAGTCTGAAGGGGGGATGGTGTGTTTCTAAGGTACCTCTCCATGTTGCTCTGGCAGTGTGGGAGTCTGCTGGTAATTTCATGAAGCAAGCAAGGCATGAGGTGCCAAGGGAAAGGGAGgatgatgcaaaaaaaaaaaatctaaaaagtgAGAACACCAAAATTAAccacaataaaagcaaaatcaagCAGCTGCTTCTACTTTTCATGTCCTAAAAGGTTGCTCAAACAGTCCATGGCTGTGGATGCGCAGCTGAGGATTTCTCAATTTTAGGTCACCTGTCCAGGATGATAGTTTTGGACTTGTTCTACAAGACAGTGCCAACATAAGACAACTGTGAGGACTTTGTGTGCAGAGAGGAGTGCTTGTCCAGGCTGCGCCCACCGAAAGCCCCGTAGCCTTTGCAGTTTGACAGAAAACATGCAGATTTTTTCGAAATGTTACAGAGATGCTTCTTGAACTTCTCACCCACAAAAGCATAGATGACTGGGTTAAGGCAGCAGTGGACAAAGGAGAGTGCCTCAGTCAGCTCCATGGCTAGGTCTAGCCTTTGGCTTGTCTGGCAGTCATCGATGATGGACATGTTCCTCAGAGAGTCCAAAAACAGCACAATGTTGACAGGGGTCCAGGAGAGAAAGAACACAATGACAACAATAAAAACCAGTTTAATTGCTTTGTACTTGTTCTTGGTATGGCACTTCTGAAGGTTTTTCAAGATGCTGAGATAGGAGAAAATGAGGACAACAACAGGGATTAGCCACCCCAGGATGTTGACtaaaaaattactgaaagtCTTCCAGCCATTGTTGCCATCAGGATAGTGAGGGAGGCACTTAATCTGGTTATTGTCATTCACTTCCTGGAAAAAAAGTAAGTCTGGCATTGATGCTAAAATGGCAACTGCCCAAATGACCAGACTGGTGATAAACCCAACGGCAGCTGTCCGAATCCCTTGGACATGGAGGGAGTGGACTATGGCCAAGTACCTGTCAACGCTCATGATGGTTATGAAGAAGACATTGCTGTAGAAACCAATGAAGTAAACTGAGCTGATGATTTTACACAGTGCATTTCCAAAAGTCCACTGGCTCACAATGGAGTACTGAACCAAGAAGGGCAGGGAGAATACCAAGAGGAGGTCAGAGACAGTCAGATTCAGCAGATAGACGTCAGTCATGGTCTTGATTTTCATGGAGACTGTCAGAATCCAAACAACCAAAGCATTTCCCACGAGGCCTGCCACAAACAGTATGGAGTACAGCACTGGAAATAAGGTAGATGCAAATGCTGGAATACCTTCAGGATGACAGATGATGTGTAGTTCTGAGTAGTAGAAGGCATATTCATAGGCTGCAGAGGAGTTAGGTGTTGGTGAGATGTAACTCATCTGTTCAAGGACAATGAAATTCATATGAGCTAAATCCCACATTAGCAGATATACCAGGCACGAGTCAGCTCACACCCAGCTGCATGAGGACAAAATAGATGTGCCACAGCTGCAGTATAAGATGTAAATGAGGAATGAACACGAGTGACTGGCCATCCCCCTGTAAGACCGAGGATGAATCCTGGGGCATCACAGGGGCAGAGGAGATCAAGGAAAACACAGCTGTGGTGGTAGAGATTACCAGCATCCTCCTGCTGGCATCATGTGGGGCCATGGCCCATGCCTGAGTCCACCTAGGGTACTGAGGCCAGAGACAGGGAGCATCCCCAAACCAGAAATGACATGGGCATGGCCAGGAGGCTGAGAGCCCCTGATATGGGTTTTGGGGTCCTATTTTATGTTTCCTtctgaaaggagaaagggagCATGGCCCAGGGAGAAACTGACATAGTAACACTCATCTCCTAAAAGCTTTGTTTCCAGTTAGCTGAGTGCCAGAAATGGGATGCACCAGCAGCAGTGGTATGTCCTCTTCCTGCTCACCAGCCCGTTGCAGCTTGCCCACTCCCCACAGGCAGCCACCACATCCCTGAGCAGGACTTGTGACAGCAAACAATTAAAGAAGATGGATAGCAGCATCCCTGTCGGGATGTCCTCCATAGGACACTCCTAGCACTATCTCTGCCCTCAAGGACAGTCTTCTTCCACAAGCACAGTGTCATCAGCTAAAGATATTTTCACcctgcattttgtttctttccagagAATAACTATCACACTGATTTCTTCTGAATGCCCACTATCTCCACTGTGTCCCATAGGAAAAACTGAACCTCTAAAATGTGCTACTGGCCCTGGCTTGCAGGAGAGCAACCCAGCAGGGAGTGACTCACCAATATGTTCTCAGAGCCAATGCTGCCCAGCAGGTCTGTCAAATTTTGCTCCATAATCCAACACTGTGTCTGAAAGAGTGCAAAAAAACTGTCTTTATATCATGGATTTTTAAGAAGTAGGCATACCTTTGTGTATATAGGCTGGCAATATTTACCTTAGCTTATGCTGCAAT of Molothrus ater isolate BHLD 08-10-18 breed brown headed cowbird chromosome 1, BPBGC_Mater_1.1, whole genome shotgun sequence contains these proteins:
- the LOC118684084 gene encoding C-C chemokine receptor type 8-like; translated protein: MEQNLTDLLGSIGSENILMSYISPTPNSSAAYEYAFYYSELHIICHPEGIPAFASTLFPVLYSILFVAGLVGNALVVWILTVSMKIKTMTDVYLLNLTVSDLLLVFSLPFLVQYSIVSQWTFGNALCKIISSVYFIGFYSNVFFITIMSVDRYLAIVHSLHVQGIRTAAVGFITSLVIWAVAILASMPDLLFFQEVNDNNQIKCLPHYPDGNNGWKTFSNFLVNILGWLIPVVVLIFSYLSILKNLQKCHTKNKYKAIKLVFIVVIVFFLSWTPVNIVLFLDSLRNMSIIDDCQTSQRLDLAMELTEALSFVHCCLNPVIYAFVGEKFKKHLCNISKKSACFLSNCKGYGAFGGRSLDKHSSLHTKSSQLSYVGTVL